CGCCGTGGATTTCCACGCCGTCAAAGCCGGCCGCCTTGGCGTTTTCGGCACCGGTGCGGTAAGCGTCGACGATCTCGGCGATTTCCGCGGTTTCCAGGGCGCGCGGCGTCGGGTAGTCGGCCAGCGGGCGCACCAGGCTGACATGGCCTTTGGCCTGGATCGCGCTAGGGGCTACCGGGGTCTCGCCGTTCAGGTACGACTCATGGGAGATGCGGCCCACGTGCCACAGTTGCAGGAAAATCTTGCCGCCCGCGCCGTGAACGGCCTTGGTCACGTTGGCCCAGCCGCGTACCTGGTCGTTGGACCAGATGCCCGGCGTGTCCGGGTAGCCCACGCCCAGCGGCGTCACGGACGTGGCTTCGCTGAGGATCAGCCCGGCTGAGGCGCGTTGCACGTAGTACTCGGCCATCAGCGCGTTGGGCACCCGGCCTTCATCGGCACGGCAACGGGTCAGCGGTGCCATGATGATGCGGTTCGACAGTTGCAGGTCGCCCAGTGTGATCGGATCGAAAATAGTCGTCATGAAATAACACCTTTCAAGTGAGTTGATCAGTTGGTCGCAGGGGCCAGGTCGGCGTTGCCGCTCTGACGGAAAGTAATCAGGGTTACCAGCAGGGCGAGGATCGCCAGCGCCGCCGCCGCCAAAGGCACGCTGGCCAGGCCGAAGCCGTGGGCGATCACGCTGCCGCCAACCCAGGCGCCGAGGGCGTTGCCGATGTTGAAGGCGCCGATGTTCAACGTGGACACCAGGTTCGGTGCGGCCTTGCCGAAGGTCACCACGTTGATCTGCAACGCGGGCACGGCGGCGAACGAGGCGGTGGCCCACAGGAACAAAGTGATTTCGGTCGGGATCACCGCGACGCTGGTCCAGCTCAACGCCGTGGACACCACCGCCATGCTGATAAACACGCCGATCAACGTGGCCGCCAGGCGCTTGTCCGCCAGCTTGCCGCCGATGATGTTGCCCACGGTGAGGCCCAGGCCGATCAGCAGCAGCGTCCAGGTCACGCCTTTGGGCGACACGCCGGTGACATCACCGAGCAGCGGTGCCACATAGGTGAAAAGGGTGAACATGGAGGCGGCGAACAGTGCGGTCATGCTCAGCGACAACCAGATACCGGCACCCTTGAGGGCCGCCAGTTCGGCGCGCATGTTGAGTTTCTCTTCGTCACGCTTGGCGGGCAGGAAACGGATCAGGCCGATCAACGCCACCACACCAATCACCGTCACCGCCCAGAACGTCGAGCGCCAGCCGGCTTCCTGGCCCAGCGCGGTACCCAGCGGTACGCCGAGCACGTTGGCCAGGGTCAGGCCGGTGAACATCAAGGCCACGGCCGATGCGCGTTTGTTGGCCGGCACCAGGTTAGCCGCCACCACCGAACCGATGCCGAAGAACGCGCCGTGGCACAGCGCGGTGACCACCCGGGCAAACATCAGCACGTTGTAGTCGCTGGCCAGGGCGCAGAGCAGGTTGCCGATAATGAAAATACCCATCAACGCTACCAGTGCGGCCTTGCGCGGCAGCTTGGCGGTGGCCAGCGCCATGAACGGTGCGCCGATGGCCACGCCCAGGGCATAGCCGGTGACCAGCCAACCGGCGCCGGGGATCGATACGCCGAGGTCCGCCGCAACATCGGGCAGCAGGCCCATGATGACGAATTCGGTGGTGCCGATAGCGAAGGCGCTCAAGGCCAGGATAAGCAGCGAGAGAGGCATTTTCGTGTCCTTTACAGCGGCGCGCTGAATTCAGCGCTGAGTTCAGTGGTAAGCGCCGCGAGGAAGGCTTGGATCGTTTCCTCGTTGCGCCGGAAAAAATGCCACTGCCCGGCCTTCTGGCTGCTGATCAATCCCGCCCGTTGCAAGGTGGCCAGGTGGGCCGACACCGTCGACTGGGACAAGCCGCAGCGTTGGTCGATCTGCCCGGCGCAGATGCCGTATTCGTGGTTGTGCAGTTGCTCGGGGAATTGCACTTTCGGGTCTTTGAGCCAGGTGAGAATGTCTCGTCGTACTGGGTGCGCCAGGGCTTTTATTATTTCGTCGAGGTCGATGGACATGGCAGTTGCTCGTTTCGGAAAGCGTTATATCGCGATGAGGCGAACTTTAAATCGCTACATCCCGATATACCAATATGATTTTGATCTGAGACCCTTCTGAATCGGTATATCGGGTTATAACGATACGTGGTTGGCAGTGCTAGACTGCGCGCCATGAATTATCTCGCACATCTGCATCTGGGCGGCCAACTTCCGGCACAACTGCTGGGTAGCCTTTATGGCGACTTTGTCAAAGGTCGCCTGCAGGGCCAGTTCAGCCTGCCGATCGAATCGGCGATCCAGTTGCATCGTTCCATCGACCGCTTCACCGACAGCCACCCGCTGGTAGGGGCGGCGTTATCGCGCTTCAGCCTTACGCGCAGGCGCTATGCGGGGATCGTCCTCGATGTGTTTTTCGACCACTGCCTGGCGCGGGATTGGGCGCTGTATGCCGACCAGCCGCTGGAGCATTTCACTTCGCAGGTGTACCGCGTGCTCGCGGCCGAACCGCAACTGCCGGGGCGGCTGGCGCAGATTGCACCGTATATGGCAGCGGACGATTGGCTGGGCTCGTACCGTGAGTTCGCGGTGATGGAGCAGGTGCTGCGCGGGATTTCGCGGCGGTTGACTCAGCCGCAGGCGTTGGAACATGCGATGCAGGAGTTGCGTGTGTTGTATGAGCCGCTGAGTGAGGACTTCCGGATGTTCTATCCACAATTGCAGGCATTTGCACAAGACCAACTGACTACTGAGATCTAGCTGTGGGAGGGGGCTTGCCCCCGATGGCGGTGGGTCAGTCACTGTATAGGTTGACTGAACTACTGCTATCGGGAGCAAGCCTCCTCCCACATTGGAACCGTGTTTAGCTCATATCAGGCGGCGAACGCTGGCCGAACAGCCACTTGTTCGGTCTCCGGCAACGGCCCGAATAACGCCTTCTGCACCGCCTGCTGCGCCTGATACGCCAGCGCCGCGCGTTCCTGCCCGGCGCAGGCAATCGGTTTGAGTACGTGGATTTCCACATCGCCCTGATCGTTGGCAAACAAGCGCATCAGGTGCGACAGCAAATCGTCATCGCCAATAAACGGCGCCAGCGCATCCACTTGCCCGTCGCGCAGGTAGCGGATCGCCACCGGTTGCAGCGATACGTGCGCGTCGATTGCGCTGGCCAGCAAACGCCCGTGGAACGTGCGCAGGCTGCGCCCGTCGGTGGTGGTGCCTTCGGGGAACATCAGCAGCGGGTGCTGTTGTTCCAAGTGACGGGTCATCTGCTTGCGGATCAGTTGGCTGTCACCCGAACCGCGACGGATAAACAGGCTGCCTGCCTTGGCGGCCAGCCAACCGGCGACCGGCCAGGTGCGCACTTCCGCCTTGGACAGGAACGACATCGGCGCCACCGCGCCCAGCAGTGGAATATCGGTCCAGGACACGTGGTTGCTCACCCACAGCATCGGCTGCGTCGGCAACTCGCCGTGCACCGTCACGCGAAAGGGCAGGGCGTTGGTCAGCCGGGCCATAAAGAACCGCGACCAGCGCTGGCGACGCACCATCGAATTGGCCACGCCCAAGCGTTCGAACAGGCCAAATACACTGGCCATGCTCAAGCCCAGCGCCACCACCACCAGCACGCGGGCGATGCGCCCGTAGATGCGTAGCCGGCTCATCACATGGCCGCCTTGAAGTGACGTGCGTAACGCGGGCAGAGCTCGTCGCGCTTGAGCAGGATGAACACGTCGGCGACCTGGAAGTCTTCGTCCCAGCATGGCTCGCCGCAGATCTTCGCGCCCAGGCGCATATAGGCCTTGAGCAGCGGCGGCATTTCGGCAATTACGTTGGACGGCAAGTCCAGCGCCGGCAGCGGTTTTTTCGGTTCGGCGCGCAGGTGTTCGTTGCACAGGTAGCGTTCGCGCAGGCGCTGCATGATGGCGTGGGCCTGGATACCGCCGTCGTGCATCGGAATGCTCGCGCAACCCATCAAATAGCTGTAGCCGCCCTGGTTGAGCACTTCGGCCAACTCGCCCCACAACACCGCGATGGTGCCGCCGTTGCGGTAAGCCGGGTCGACGCAGGTGCGGCCGATTTCCAGGATCGGCCCTTGCAGGTGCAGCAGGCCATGCAGGCTGAATTCTTCTTCGCTGTAGAACCGGCCCAGGGTGCTGGCGGCCTGGTGGTCGAGCAAACGGGTGGTGGCGACCAATCGACCGCTGTTCAAATCCCGCACGCCGATGTGGCTGCAGTGAACATCATAGTCATCCATGTCCAGGCCATGTTCCGCGCCTTTCAGCTTGGCGTTGAATTCGCCGCTGAACACGTTGAACCGCAGGGCCTGGGCTTCCTGCAAAGCGTTGGCGCCAACCAGGCGTTCGGCTTGCAGGCGGCGTTCATTGCCGGTGTCGCTGATGCGGGCGATCTGAGTCATGGCGAATCTCCGAGTGCCAGCCACTTTCGGCCGGTCGACTTGTTTGTCCAAACTCAGGCTATGTAGCCCCGGTGTCATCTCCATGAAGTTATGGTGACGCTTGGATGACAGCCCCTCTGTCGTCAATCTGTCATGCGCCTGGGCTAGGCTCGCGGGCTCGAATGCCCCCTTGAGTCTGCGTCCATGGTCAGAGGCTTGTTGTGTGTTGCCCTGCTGTTCATCACCGTTACCGCCCGCGCTGAAACCTGGCCCGACACGGACTGGGTCAAGGGCCCGCCACTGTCCGGCCCCGCCGTCGAAGCCCTCGAAACCTACGCATTCCCTGCGCGTGATGACGCCACCCGCCAAGGCATTCGCACCGACGCGTTGCTGGTGATTCGCGACGGCCAGGTCATTTATGAACGCTACGCCGCGCCCACCACCGCCAGCACGCCGCACCTGACCTGGTCGATCAGTAAAAGCCTGATGGCCACCGTGCTCGGCGTGGCCTACGGCGATAACCGCTTCAAACTCAGCGACCCCGTGGCGCGTTTTTACCCGCCAATGAAACAGCACCCGACGGTGACCATGGCCGACCTGCTGCACTGGGCCTCGGGCCTGGACTGGCAGGAAGACTACGAATACGCGCCGCTGAAATCTTCGGTGGTCGCGATGCTCTACACCCGAGGCCGCAGCGATATGGCCGAGTTCGCCGCCAACTCCGACTCATTCAGCGCCCCCGGTCAGGCTTTCCGTTACTCCAGTGGCGACAGCAATTTATTGTCCGCCGCGCTCAAGGGCATGCTCGGCCACAAGGCCTACATGAGTTACCCGTGGGATGTGCTGTTCCAGCCGCTGGGCATTCGCAACGCCACCTGGGAAACCGATGCCGACGAAACCTTCGTCGCCTCGTCCTACGCCTACCTCACCGCCCGCGACCTGGCTCGCGTAGGGTTGTTGATGGCACGTGACGGGCGTTGGCACCAGCAGCAATTGCTGCCCAAGGAGTGGGTCGCCTTCAACCGCCAGCCGTTCGCTCACTACAACACCGGCCAGGACGAAGCCGTTCCCGGCGGCCACTGGTGGCTTAACCAGGGCACGCCAAAGCCTTGGCCCGACGCCCCCGCCGACACCTTCGCCGCCCTTGGCCACTGGGGCCAGGCACTGTTCATAATGCCCGCCGAACACGTGGTGATCGTGCGCTACGGCGATGATCGCGACGGTACTTATCGTCACAACGAACTGCTTAAACGCGTACTCGCAGCGGTGCAGCCATGATCCGTCGTCGGCCATTTACCAGCCTGTTCCTGCTGCTGTTGCTCGCCTTGCTCGGCTGGGGGTGGCACGAGCGCGTCAACCTGCAGGCCTTCCCCGACATCATCGCGGCGTACACCGCTAAGGAATACTGCTCGTGCCGGTACGTGGCGAATAACCCGGCGCAGTATTGCCTGGGGTATGTAAAGCAATACGTACCCACCAGCGCGTTCAGGGATAACCCGCAGCGCAGCGAGGTAACAGCGACAGGGTTGGGGCGCACGCACACGGCGCGGTGGTTGGGCGAGCGGCAGGGGTGTCGGTTGACCCCCTGATTCAGCCCTTCTCCCACATTTGGATTTGCGCCGCTCGTGACATGCGCTTAAGGTTCGTCCAGGTTTTTCGCCCCACGAGTTTTTATGTTCAACGCGTCTGTGTTCAAACCCCTGGCCTTCACCTTGCTGGCCGGTGCCGCCGTGCCCGCCCACGCCGACTGGTACCTGGACAACGAGTCCTCACGCCTGTCGTTTGTCACCACCAAAAACACCGAGATCGCCGAAGTGCAGCGCTTTCTGGTGCTGCACGGCAAGGTCGATGGCAAGGGCGCCGCGCAGTTGGAGGTGGAGTTGGAGTCGGTCAACAGCGGCATCCCGCTGCGTGACGAGCGCATGCGCAATAGCCTGTTCCAGATCAAGACCTTCCCTGAAGCGCTTATCAACACGCAGATCAACCTGCAACCCATCAACGAACTTGCCCCCGGCGCGCAATTGGAATTGCGTTTGCCGCTGAGCGTGACCCTGCACGGCAAAACCCAGACCTACAGCGCCGAATTACTCGCCACGCGCCTGGATGACCGGCGCTTCCAAGTGGTCACCCTGGAACCTGTGGTGTTGCATGCCGAGGATTTCGACCTCGCGCCGGGTGTGGCGGCGTTGCGCAAGGCGGCGGGGCTCAAGTCGATCAGTTTGTCGGTGCCGGTGGGTGCGGTGCTGATTTTTACGGCGCGCTGAAGTGAGTGGCGCGGTGTTCCCGTGGCGCAGCGCCAACCGTTTCGAGTTGCTGATCGACGGGCCGCGTTTTTTTCCGCAGATGCTGGTGGGCATTGCCCGCGCCGAACGTCAGGTTGATCTGGAGTTGTATTTGGTGGAGGCCGGTGCCTGCGCCGAAGCCATGGTGCAGGCGTTGGTGCTGGCCGCCGAGCGCGGCGTGCGGGTGCGCTGCCTGTTCGATGATTACGGCAGCCTGGCGTTTACCCTCGGGCTGCGTAAGCGCTTGACCGAGGTGGGTGTGGAGTTGCGTTTTTACAATCGCCTGAATTGGCGGCGTTGGATGCGCAACCTGTATCGCGACCACCGCAAGTTGCTGTTGATTGACCAGAGCATCGCCGTGGTTGGCGGTACCGGCGTTACCGATGAATTCTGGACGCCAGGGCAGGACACCGCCGACTGGCATGAAGTCATGGTGCAGATCAGCGGCCCGCTGGTACTGGACTGGCAAGCGCTGTTCGACCGGCAATGGCACGCCAACGTGGCTCGCCGGGAGTGGAAGCCGGCCACCCACTTTGGGTTGCCGCGCCTGCCCAAGCTGCCGGCCACCGGGCCTGGGCTGGGTCGCGTCGCGTATGCCGACGCCCGTCAACACCGCGACATTCTGCAATCGTTGATCCGTGCACTTAACAACAGCAAGGCACGCATCTGGCTGGCCACGCCTTACTTCCTGCCCACGTGGGGCGTGCGCCGTGCGTTGCGCCGAGCGGCCGGGCGTGGGGTGGATGTGCGTTTGCTGCTCACCGGCCCGCGTACCGATCACCCCTCCGTGCGTTACGCCGGGCACCGTTATTACCCGCGTTTGCTGCGCTCGGGCGTGCGGATATTTGAATACCAACCGTGTTTTCTGCACCTGAAGATGGTGCTGGTGGACGACTGGGTCAGCATCGGTTCGTGCAATTTCGACCACTGGAATCTGCGGTTCAATCTGGAAGCCAACCTTGAGGCGTTGGACCCTGAGTTGACGCAGGCGGTCGCGGGCAGTTTCGAGCGCGATTTTGCGCAAAGCCAGGCGGTGAGCCTGGAGGCCTGGAAAGCACGGCCATTGTGGCGGCGGGTTAAGCAGCGGGTGTGGGGTTGGATTGATCGGTTAGTGGTCAACCTGTTGGATCGGCGGGGGTAAGGCCCCCCGCCGGTGGCTTAAAACTGCAGCGTGTACTGGGCGGTGAGGCTTTGGTCGCGCGTGCGTTCGCCCCGCTGCCGAGTGAAGCTCAGGTCGATGGCACTCGCGCGGGTCAGGCGCGCGGTGGCGCCCAACTCCATGCGGGTACTGAGGCGATCCAGCGGCGCACCGCTGACAGTCATCACCCCTGCGCCATCCCAGGCGGCCTGGGTGGAAGGCTGCAGGTCGCCGCTGGCATGGGTGTAGGCCAGAGCGCCACGCACGCTCAGCCATGATGGGCCGATTTGCGCCTTGCCCAGGTCGAGGTTGAGTCGCACACCGCCGGTGGTCAGGTTGACGCTTTCTTTCGAACCTTTGCCGCGCAGTGCCGCCATGCCGCCTCGCTCGTTGTAACCCTTGCTGCGCTGCTGCACGTTGGCCAGTTGCACATAGGGCTGCCAATCCCAGAAGTCATGGATGAACCTGTAGTTGGCTTCGGCAAACGTCTGCACCGTGCGGCTGGCGTAGTGGGCGGACAGGCGGTTCTCTACGCCGGGGAAGCTGACGCGGCGCTTGGTCTGGATGTCGTGTTGCGCATAGGCGATGCCGCCATAGAGGCCGAACGCGTCCCAGGTGTGCCCGGCGTGCAGGCCCAACTGGTAGGTGTCGACAGTCGCTTT
This region of Pseudomonas asgharzadehiana genomic DNA includes:
- a CDS encoding MFS transporter, with the translated sequence MPLSLLILALSAFAIGTTEFVIMGLLPDVAADLGVSIPGAGWLVTGYALGVAIGAPFMALATAKLPRKAALVALMGIFIIGNLLCALASDYNVLMFARVVTALCHGAFFGIGSVVAANLVPANKRASAVALMFTGLTLANVLGVPLGTALGQEAGWRSTFWAVTVIGVVALIGLIRFLPAKRDEEKLNMRAELAALKGAGIWLSLSMTALFAASMFTLFTYVAPLLGDVTGVSPKGVTWTLLLIGLGLTVGNIIGGKLADKRLAATLIGVFISMAVVSTALSWTSVAVIPTEITLFLWATASFAAVPALQINVVTFGKAAPNLVSTLNIGAFNIGNALGAWVGGSVIAHGFGLASVPLAAAALAILALLVTLITFRQSGNADLAPATN
- a CDS encoding ArsR/SmtB family transcription factor, yielding MSIDLDEIIKALAHPVRRDILTWLKDPKVQFPEQLHNHEYGICAGQIDQRCGLSQSTVSAHLATLQRAGLISSQKAGQWHFFRRNEETIQAFLAALTTELSAEFSAPL
- a CDS encoding ACP phosphodiesterase, which gives rise to MNYLAHLHLGGQLPAQLLGSLYGDFVKGRLQGQFSLPIESAIQLHRSIDRFTDSHPLVGAALSRFSLTRRRYAGIVLDVFFDHCLARDWALYADQPLEHFTSQVYRVLAAEPQLPGRLAQIAPYMAADDWLGSYREFAVMEQVLRGISRRLTQPQALEHAMQELRVLYEPLSEDFRMFYPQLQAFAQDQLTTEI
- a CDS encoding lysophospholipid acyltransferase family protein translates to MSRLRIYGRIARVLVVVALGLSMASVFGLFERLGVANSMVRRQRWSRFFMARLTNALPFRVTVHGELPTQPMLWVSNHVSWTDIPLLGAVAPMSFLSKAEVRTWPVAGWLAAKAGSLFIRRGSGDSQLIRKQMTRHLEQQHPLLMFPEGTTTDGRSLRTFHGRLLASAIDAHVSLQPVAIRYLRDGQVDALAPFIGDDDLLSHLMRLFANDQGDVEIHVLKPIACAGQERAALAYQAQQAVQKALFGPLPETEQVAVRPAFAA
- the olsB gene encoding L-ornithine N(alpha)-acyltransferase; the encoded protein is MTQIARISDTGNERRLQAERLVGANALQEAQALRFNVFSGEFNAKLKGAEHGLDMDDYDVHCSHIGVRDLNSGRLVATTRLLDHQAASTLGRFYSEEEFSLHGLLHLQGPILEIGRTCVDPAYRNGGTIAVLWGELAEVLNQGGYSYLMGCASIPMHDGGIQAHAIMQRLRERYLCNEHLRAEPKKPLPALDLPSNVIAEMPPLLKAYMRLGAKICGEPCWDEDFQVADVFILLKRDELCPRYARHFKAAM
- a CDS encoding serine hydrolase domain-containing protein, with translation MVRGLLCVALLFITVTARAETWPDTDWVKGPPLSGPAVEALETYAFPARDDATRQGIRTDALLVIRDGQVIYERYAAPTTASTPHLTWSISKSLMATVLGVAYGDNRFKLSDPVARFYPPMKQHPTVTMADLLHWASGLDWQEDYEYAPLKSSVVAMLYTRGRSDMAEFAANSDSFSAPGQAFRYSSGDSNLLSAALKGMLGHKAYMSYPWDVLFQPLGIRNATWETDADETFVASSYAYLTARDLARVGLLMARDGRWHQQQLLPKEWVAFNRQPFAHYNTGQDEAVPGGHWWLNQGTPKPWPDAPADTFAALGHWGQALFIMPAEHVVIVRYGDDRDGTYRHNELLKRVLAAVQP
- a CDS encoding amidase, which encodes MIRRRPFTSLFLLLLLALLGWGWHERVNLQAFPDIIAAYTAKEYCSCRYVANNPAQYCLGYVKQYVPTSAFRDNPQRSEVTATGLGRTHTARWLGERQGCRLTP
- a CDS encoding YceI family protein, with product MFNASVFKPLAFTLLAGAAVPAHADWYLDNESSRLSFVTTKNTEIAEVQRFLVLHGKVDGKGAAQLEVELESVNSGIPLRDERMRNSLFQIKTFPEALINTQINLQPINELAPGAQLELRLPLSVTLHGKTQTYSAELLATRLDDRRFQVVTLEPVVLHAEDFDLAPGVAALRKAAGLKSISLSVPVGAVLIFTAR
- a CDS encoding phospholipase D-like domain-containing protein, coding for MSGAVFPWRSANRFELLIDGPRFFPQMLVGIARAERQVDLELYLVEAGACAEAMVQALVLAAERGVRVRCLFDDYGSLAFTLGLRKRLTEVGVELRFYNRLNWRRWMRNLYRDHRKLLLIDQSIAVVGGTGVTDEFWTPGQDTADWHEVMVQISGPLVLDWQALFDRQWHANVARREWKPATHFGLPRLPKLPATGPGLGRVAYADARQHRDILQSLIRALNNSKARIWLATPYFLPTWGVRRALRRAAGRGVDVRLLLTGPRTDHPSVRYAGHRYYPRLLRSGVRIFEYQPCFLHLKMVLVDDWVSIGSCNFDHWNLRFNLEANLEALDPELTQAVAGSFERDFAQSQAVSLEAWKARPLWRRVKQRVWGWIDRLVVNLLDRRG